The Penicillium digitatum chromosome 6, complete sequence genome contains the following window.
CCTACTAGGCTGCTTTGTTGTCAAAACAATGACTGTACAGGAAGTGATaatccaaatccaagtgGAATTCATCGAGTTCTTAGATCGGGTGAGAGTTGTCCTACACAGCCCGCAGTGACTTTTTGACTGGCTTTTCCTGCTGTGTTCGACCTATCCCAACTGCACCGTAGGGGCATTGAAGCAGTGACAAGCCTCCACGAGACTACGAGGCTCCAAGTTGATGTTGGACGTTCCACTCTGTACATGCCTCTATATCAACAAGATTATGGCTGCCGGTCTGGAGATAGGGACCGAATTCACCACGGCAATAAAGGTCAGCTAACCACGCTCATCCAGGCACACTCCTCGCTCACGATGATGTGTATATACACACCCGGTGTATATAGAGAAGGTCTTGTTCAATACGGAATACTCTAAAAATGACGTGTTAGTCCCATCCATTACCCTGTGGCAGCAGCAACCCGCCGGCTTTCAACGCTGTCAACCCTGTTTTCTTGATTACCAAAACCCAAAACGAGCCTTTTCTGTCCGTAACATATAAAGTCATGAGCGAAACCTCCGGGGCAATCGAAATGCCTGCTTTGTTGCTAGAATAGGCCCCCCCCACTGCCAAAGAGCCCCATTGCAGCACCGTGAGGGTTGAACCACCCGTGACTGTGTTTGCAGGGGCTTTTATACGGCAATGATGAAACCAACGAGATGCTTCAGGCCTATCAAGGATTCAGTTCTATCCCTTGGTTaacaatggatatgaggGTGCCTAAGCCGTCGCTCGAGCCGGTTGATACGGAACATGTCGTGGAGAGAGGGcttggaggaagaagatcgaaGCGGAGGGGATGTTGGAACAAGATTGCCTATGGTCATATTGAAAGAGTGTGCTTACAGCACATGGATGGCGAGCCTTGGAGATATCCGTTAATTGATCACACGGAATAGGTGTGATGGGCGAAAAGCCGTGGCGGTATCCTCTAGAAGGCATGAGAAGGAGTGCAGAATTGGTAGGATAGTTGATATCATTCACCCAGACCACTCGCCGCAGTGGTGTGCAGGCTACCGCAACTGTTGTATGCATCTTCTAGAACGGAAGTTGTTGTAGCATCAGAGATGAAAAACATCATTAAAAGGACGTCTTCCGGGATAATTTTGATTCACGCGAAACGGTATATATATATTGAACTCGGCTCTACTGTAGCATGTAATGACATTgggagaggaaaaaaaaaaaaaaagactcgCTGACCTTTGCATGCATATGCCACGGCCCCTCACACTCGAAAACAAACGCAAAAGGTCAACGCTAAGCGCAGAAATGTCCAACACCGCGACCGACCATAAACAATGCACTTCTCAACTCTACCActcatcgtcgtcgtcgttTTTGCCCTGCATCGCGCTTTGTCGTGCCCGGAGTGCCTCGGCCAAACCACCTGCTAGGCTGGCGTTTGATGCGCTGTTGGGCGTACCGCGGCCGCTGGCGCCCGACGAGTCGGCCGATTGCAAGCTCGCGACGCTATCTCGCGGAGCGGGCGGGGGCGCGGGCTTGCGTCCGGCCATGTTGGGACGCTTGGCTGGGGGAGCGGGCGGGGCGGGCTTGGTCTTGGCGGCTGCAGCGGCTCCAGCACCGTTTGGAATAGGGCTAGGGGTTGCGCGCGGTGCCATAGGAGGGGGAGGTGGGGTGGGCTTTGGTGCGGAAGCGACGGCTACTTCTTCAAGGTAGGATTCGGGGGTCCATCCTTGAGCTGATGTTGTTGTGTTCTTGCACAGCCACCATCCTAGGGCAAGTTAGTTCTGATCAAAACAAATGATTCGCTGGGTGCGTACCATTTCCTTCCTTGGATACAATTTCTAGGATTTCGCCCTTGGTGATGGAAAGCTCATTGGCCCGGTCGCTGTTGTAGTCATACTTGACCTTTGCGGCAGGCTTTCTTGAGGCTGGAGGAGGTGCCCcaggtggaggtggtggaggagCCCTTGCGGAGCCAGAGGACCGCACGGAGGTATAAGACTCCTTGCGAGAGTGTGCAACGGCGACAGCAGCCACAGGCTGCGGCACGATGCGCGACTGGGCAGCAGGCTGCGGGGTAGACCGGGGCAGAGGCTGGGCAGCAGGGACAGGTCTGCTAGCGGCCTGAGACAATTTCGAAGGGCCGCCACCGGGACCACCAGGACGAAGTAGCTTGCCCTTCGTGACCGGGCGAGCCGCAACCGCCTTTGCCCGTGGAGTGGGCTTTGAGACAGAGTTGGGAGGCTCTCCAGCACTAGTGTGGATTGTGCTGCTTTTGTAGCTGTCGACGTTTCCAGCAGCTGGATCTTTGACTGCCTTGACGGTTGCCAGCTTGCCAGGCTTCTTGTGGTATTCAATGGTCTCTCCAACTTTCAAAGTGAAAGAGCCACGTAAGACAGTGTTGAGATGAGTAAAGAACTCGGTTTTGAAGATACAGTTAATGAGCGGGTCAGGTTCTTGAGCCCCAATGACCAGCGAGAACCAGTCGTCCTTGAGATTCGAGGTGCTGACACTCTTGATGGCTCCAACAGCAATGGTTCGTTCCGCTAAAATAACCAGCTGGTTGTTTTCGATACTCTGTGCAACAATATAGACATGCCGACTCGTCAGAACAAGGATCCGGGGGACAGGTTTGCTAGAACGACCGAATTTAGATGCCAAAAGCTCGGCACGGCAAGAGAAAATGACTTCGTCTGAACCGCCGATGCCTGCACCGTTGCGGATCATTTCACCAGGACCACCGGTGTTCCCGACACCGAGATAATCGCCTAGGAAGCGACGAGAACCGAGAAGACTCATTCTCCGGCGTTCCTTGCGGCCCTGGAGCACCTGGTGTCCCTGATCACGAACCTTGATGAGTTCGAGTCCACCAGTCGTGCGGCGCCAGAAGCGCTGAATACGGATCGCACTCTCAATGCGGTACCGGAGATAGTTTCTCCAAGCACGTTGAATGCGGATGGCCATATTATGCCAGTATTTGTCTCGCATGGCTTCGAGTGCGAACAGCGTCTCAGGAGTCTTGACGAAAACCTTTGTAATACCCATCTGATACTCCTCGGGAGGAATCCGGGTATCCTTCAAGATCTGCTTTGCGCCGGACTCCACATCGCCGGTCCATGTGTAGTCACCGGCGTACGAAGTCTTTGGGGACAAGAGGTAGAATCGCTCGGTGAACTTGTCGAAGGTTTGACGGTAGGCAAAGCCAGCACGTCGAATGCGGACGTTCTCTTGGAGACCAAGGTACTTGACCTGATGCAGGACATTGCCGTGGTTGTACTCCCCGGGGGCCTTGTTTTCGTTAGGTTTGATTGTGCGAATATAAGACGGCTGCGCCTTCATGAGCGTCGCCACAAGGTCATTCGCGGATGCCTTAATTTTGTCACCGGCGGTAGGTGGGCGACGCTTGTCATCCTGGTTGACCTGGTTGGGGAACAGCGAGTGGACGAATTCGTTGCTGCTAGATTGGGCAAGGTTCAACAAGTCCTTCAAGAGCTGATCTTTATTCTTATCCGTCATTCCCTCTACAGCGTAGCTGACATCACCAGCGTAGTGCTTGATGATGAACTGACCCTGGCGACCTTCAAAGTTGGGATTCTGGGATAGGAAGTTGAGCCTACCAACGAAAGTCTGGTCGGCCGCACCGGAGTCAGCGTGGGCAGTTGCGCAGGCATCGTTCAAAGCGGCGAAAATTCCAGGAGGGCGCTTGTCCTCGATCAAAGAGCACACCACCTTGTTGTCAAAGTACTCAATAGGAGTCCACTTGATCTGCTCGCGGGCGTATTCATCTTGTTCTGCCTTGAGAGTCAATTGAATGAAAATCTGCTGCAGCTTTTCATTGACATAGTTGATACACAGCTGCTCGAAAGAGTTCTTCTCGAAGATTTCGAATCCGTAAATATCCAGGATGCCAATTGAATTGGTGATGGAAACTCGAGCAGTCAGTGACTGGTTGACGCGCTCTACGATCCAATCGAATAGATTGAAGTAAATCGCCTTGGCCAAAGCGTCTCGAACAGCTGAAGCTTGAACTCTGTTCAGCGGCACTTCATATACGGAACCCCTGCGCCCCCCTCGCGCAGTCTCCATCAGACGAATAGTCAAAGCCTTGTTCACTTGAGCAGAATCAACCTCCAACAGGTAGGCGACGAAATCAACAACTGACTGATCGCTAATGGTAGCATTGCCAGAGTCATCCTCGCTGAACTGAACATTTCCAATCCAGAGAATAGCTGCTAACATGCGGAAAACATTGTCCTGCTCGGCATCGCTCATTCCAATCACCCTCATCGCATCCAGTGTATCCTTGAACTCGGCAATATCGTCGATTCCCGGTACATCAAAACACTTGGAACGGCTCGTATAAAGGTAAGATTGGGGTTGCTGGAGGCCGAAACTGTCGCGGTACTTCTGCGGGGCACCCTTTGTGAGTTGGTAGAAGATGTGGAAATTTCGCTCATTCGCAATTTGTCCCACTACTCGTGACTTTTCCAGCAGATAGTTCGTAATGTTGGCTCCCACCGGCTCACCGTTGGCATTGAACTCCAATTCTAGGTACTTTCCGAATCGGGACGAGTTGTTGTTGCGCAGCGTCTTTGCATTACCGAATGACTCCAGCAACGGGTTCGTCGCCAATACCATATCCTTGGTCTCCTGAATAGACGAATCACCGCCCCCGGAGACACTGGCAATGTATTGCATGATCCGCTTCGCGGCCTCGGTCTTTCCGGCACCAGACTCTCCAGAAATGATGACACACTGGTTGTCCTTGTAAGATTTCATGTTGTAGTATGCGGACTCGGCGACTCCGAATACATGGGGAGGAACTTCAAGGCGGTTCTTGCCGCGATACGAATCGAGGACATTATCTGTGTAGATACCCACTGATGATCGGAAGTCTGTTAGCAAAGGAAACCTCACTCTCTTCACGGAGCAACTCACAATCTCGGAAAGGATTCACTGAAACCAAAACATGGCCAATATAAGTCTAATAGTCTCCCGTCAGTCTGTACTCGTGTTCGCGTACAACCCCGCAGTCCGCGTGCTCGATCGGTCCCTTACATAAATCTCGTCGTGCTCGAACCGGAGCTTCAGGTTGTCGTTGATGGCCTCATTGGAGATCTTGCTGAGCAGCGTAAGATCTGACACGCcaatctccttcttcttgctgCTCTCAAAGGCGGCCTTCCTGACTTGCGGCTTCCCCCCCGCTTGCCGGCCATCGCCGACATCTGCGACTGCTTTGGAGCGCCCAAAGcggctcttcttctctccgccAACAGGGCGTCGTGACTGACCCTACACCGCAATCAGAGGGTCAGTTTGGTTCTTCTCTGGTCATTGCGCAGGTAGGCCACCTACCATCTTGTGTCAACCTCTCGGGGGATCTCGCGCCCAGGCGACAAATATGAAATCTGACGTATCAACCGAATGGGGGAATTCTAGTGGCAATTCGAGTGACAAGTGAAGAGTCGGAATTGAGAGTGAATAAGAAGTAGTCTAGGGCTCACTCCAGGTAATTGTAAGAGAGACCTCGGGAAGTGACTGGACGGACTTACGTACGGCGAGTCAAACCAAAGCAAACAGCTGCGCCACAAAATGGTCCCTTTTCTGGTTCCGTTGCTGCCTCAGGGGCAAATTGGACATCAATTTACTCGATTACAAAGATTAATCTATTTTGATCTGGGTTGTTTTCTGATTGCTCAATTTGATTTTTGTTCCATGGCAATCTCTTTTCTACGAACCTCCTGGGTCAGGCATGCGCGTCAGGGCTTGTGGCTCGTGCGATTAAGAATAGATGCACCGACGTCATTGGGCATATATGTCCCAGGGACGAATTTACTCCTGCCTAACCGCAATTTTGGTTACCTAGGCCACCAGAGATTACGTGAAGCCATGAAATCATTCATGGGTTGTATTCTTAATTTGACATGGAATTTCGTTATCCAACGTTCAATCAACTTCAATCTGGGCAACTAGACTGCTATTAAACTCGAATCACGAGGTTGACTTTGACCTGGTGGCTGTTATCAGTTGCTAGAGGGGCACGAGTCAGTCCGTGGAGGGAGATCTCCCGATATCTCGTGTGGATGTTGAAGTACTCTTTTCTTCCGAGGTCTGatggatgatgttgatggCGACGCCCTCGGATTGAGACATGAAGTGCCTTTCATTGGAAAGTGCATGAACAGAAGGGGGCTTCCCAAGCACCAGTGTGGCATAGGAATTTCCACCGCAAATTTTGGACATCCAGATGATCGTTGACACCACATCCTAATTATATGGACAATAACCAGATTATAAAATCTGGAAGGCAATCACATCACGTGATAGGGATGCAGGGGAAGTAAATTTGTAGACAGCAATGGGACATATTGATGTGCTATTTGAAGCAAAACGTTACAATTAGGATTTAAATCAAGACTCATGAAGGAAGAAGCTGACTAGGTTTGTGGGATCTCCAAAATTGAAAGCTTGAATTTTGGGGTTCCAGTGCAGCAGAGCAGACATTCATATGGAGACAGCATCAACAAAGCCCAATACAGGATATGGAAACGTGGCTTGAGTAGTAATCATAAATGCTCCCATCAATAAGAGGATCCACTGCTCATTCATAACATTGCGGTGACTTTCACCAGGTGCAAATGCCTGGAATCAAAGTCATTCCCTCTCCAAAAGCGACTCATCTTCTGAGATGCATGCATTTGAAGCTTCACTTTTTGGTCTGGGCTGAAAGCAAAAACTTCGAAGGCGGAAACGATGTAGGCGTAGGCGCAGGAACAGGCGACTTAGGCCACAATACCTTGTCTCCAGGAGCGTCTACTTGAATCTAATCGCGATATATGAGCTGATGAGCAATACAAGGCAAGCCATGTTCTTCGGCTATAACTCACCGGGTTTGCGCGCGAGATACTCTTCATATAAGCACTTATGCAATCCAGGAGGTAGGATGCGTCAGACACAACAAGAACAGGGGGCGGTTCTGAGAAGCCCAATGAAAGGCAGTGGTGTAGTGCACCGAGAGACTGCACGGCCTCGATCTGTTCGTTTCCTGACGATCCCGCATCCATTAAGTACACAATCACCCCCAATGAGTTCTTGTTGGCTTCAGCAAATCTCTGGATTGCAGTCGCAGTTTGATGCCTCGTGGTTACCCTCAGCCGACTAGGAGTCAACAGAAGCGCATTGAGCTTAATAGAGTGTATCTGATACAGGACATCGAACGTTGAAAAGGTTCGGTTCTGATAGATAAGCTCGAAGCTGAAGTCGGCATCTCGGGCAGCCCACAAAGCTTAATGGATGGTTAACGTTTAAACCTTACCGGAGGGAGTCAAGGGAACCAACAGCTGAAATCTGTTTTAGGGGGGCCCGGCGAAGCTAGACGATACGGTCAGCTCCAAGGGTTTAGTGAATGAATCATGGATAGGAACATCGTACCTTCTTTCATGCTGCCTAGAGTAGTAAGGGTGGTAGCCAGCCTAGCCCATTCATCGCGTTTGCAAAGTTCTGGGTTGTATTCACCGTGAAGACCAAGCATCGGGGGAGGGGTAGACATTGCAACAGTGGATAGGAAAATAGATTGTGGGCTTCCACTTTCTGTAGTTTGAGGGGCGAGTGTAGATGTGGGGATATATGGCACTGAGGAGTTGAGTGGGCTCATGGCAGAGCGAGGAGAGGAAGGCCCGTTGTCAGGAGGAAGAGTATCACCACCCATAGGGAGGAGAGGAGCAATGAAAATAATGGATTGAAATGGGAGATATTAGGTGCAAagacagaagaaagagaaaaaaatcaaagagaagagttGTTGCCTCTATGGACGTGTTGTGTGTGTGTATGTATGTACATATCAGGGAAGGAGCAGAGGAAGATATCAACAAGTGACTCTGCTTTGCAAACCCCTACTCTCGAAAACGAAAGAACACCTTGTGATCTTTCCAGTGGTCTGTTCAATGGGGTATCTTGATCGAATGGAAAAGCAAATGCACGCCTAACCTTATATAATAGGAGGTCGCTAGGTACGATGCGAATGTCAATCGGAATCAACCATCACAAGCTTTTCGATGTAGATGATGACGTCTGACTAGCTGATGCAGCAGACGGGTCGGGAGTTGAGGTTGTCGGTGCAGCCTTATTTGTTGTGGGCTGGATTTTAGGTGCAGACTCGGTCGTCTTCTCCGCAGTTTGACCAAAAGAGATATACGAGGAAATGCGTGAGAGCCACCCTTGTGGAACTTCTGGCATATCCGGCTCTGGCGCTTGTTCATAGATCTCCGGAGACAGAATCCTCTTCGTAGA
Protein-coding sequences here:
- a CDS encoding Myosin I MyoA/Myo5, translated to MGQSRRPVGGEKKSRFGRSKAVADVGDGRQAGGKPQVRKAAFESSKKKEIGVSDLTLLSKISNEAINDNLKLRFEHDEIYTYIGHVLVSVNPFRDLGIYTDNVLDSYRGKNRLEVPPHVFGVAESAYYNMKSYKDNQCVIISGESGAGKTEAAKRIMQYIASVSGGGDSSIQETKDMVLATNPLLESFGNAKTLRNNNSSRFGKYLELEFNANGEPVGANITNYLLEKSRVVGQIANERNFHIFYQLTKGAPQKYRDSFGLQQPQSYLYTSRSKCFDVPGIDDIAEFKDTLDAMRVIGMSDAEQDNVFRMLAAILWIGNVQFSEDDSGNATISDQSVVDFVAYLLEVDSAQVNKALTIRLMETARGGRRGSVYEVPLNRVQASAVRDALAKAIYFNLFDWIVERVNQSLTARVSITNSIGILDIYGFEIFEKNSFEQLCINYVNEKLQQIFIQLTLKAEQDEYAREQIKWTPIEYFDNKVVCSLIEDKRPPGIFAALNDACATAHADSGAADQTFVGRLNFLSQNPNFEGRQGQFIIKHYAGDVSYAVEGMTDKNKDQLLKDLLNLAQSSSNEFVHSLFPNQVNQDDKRRPPTAGDKIKASANDLVATLMKAQPSYIRTIKPNENKAPGEYNHGNVLHQVKYLGLQENVRIRRAGFAYRQTFDKFTERFYLLSPKTSYAGDYTWTGDVESGAKQILKDTRIPPEEYQMGITKVFVKTPETLFALEAMRDKYWHNMAIRIQRAWRNYLRYRIESAIRIQRFWRRTTGGLELIKVRDQGHQVLQGRKERRRMSLLGSRRFLGDYLGVGNTGGPGEMIRNGAGIGGSDEVIFSCRAELLASKFGRSSKPVPRILVLTSRHVYIVAQSIENNQLVILAERTIAVGAIKSVSTSNLKDDWFSLVIGAQEPDPLINCIFKTEFFTHLNTVLRGSFTLKVGETIEYHKKPGKLATVKAVKDPAAGNVDSYKSSTIHTSAGEPPNSVSKPTPRAKAVAARPVTKGKLLRPGGPGGGPSKLSQAASRPVPAAQPLPRSTPQPAAQSRIVPQPVAAVAVAHSRKESYTSVRSSGSARAPPPPPPGAPPPASRKPAAKVKYDYNSDRANELSITKGEILEIVSKEGNGWWLCKNTTTSAQGWTPESYLEEVAVASAPKPTPPPPPMAPRATPSPIPNGAGAAAAAKTKPAPPAPPAKRPNMAGRKPAPPPAPRDSVASLQSADSSGASGRGTPNSASNASLAGGLAEALRARQSAMQGKNDDDDEW